The Dasania marina DSM 21967 genome contains a region encoding:
- a CDS encoding pseudouridine synthase — MQPQADPFIVPKCHDDIKILYQDEHLLLINKPTGLLSLSGKHPLNKDSVHFRLVQDFPTATLVHRLDFGTSGIMLVALNKAINAQLTKQFQVRTVSKRYTAVLHGHLADEQGTIEFPIAKDKPNFPLQKICFETGKLAQTNYQVMERCQGPATTKVSFMPVSGRTHQLRIHSREIGHPILGCDLYASDEAFFMADRLMLHATTLTFDHPITGERVEGLCPCPF; from the coding sequence ATGCAACCGCAAGCCGATCCGTTCATCGTCCCCAAATGTCACGACGACATCAAGATTCTGTATCAGGATGAACACCTGCTACTGATCAATAAACCCACGGGTTTACTGAGCCTGTCAGGCAAACATCCGTTGAATAAGGATTCGGTGCATTTTCGTTTAGTGCAAGATTTCCCCACGGCAACGCTGGTGCATCGCCTGGATTTTGGAACGTCGGGCATTATGCTGGTGGCATTGAACAAAGCGATTAACGCGCAGCTGACCAAACAGTTTCAAGTGCGTACCGTGAGCAAGCGTTACACGGCGGTGTTGCATGGGCATTTGGCGGATGAGCAGGGCACGATTGAATTTCCCATCGCCAAAGACAAGCCTAACTTTCCCTTACAAAAAATCTGTTTTGAAACCGGCAAGCTGGCGCAGACCAACTATCAGGTGATGGAACGTTGCCAAGGGCCCGCTACGACGAAAGTGAGCTTTATGCCGGTTTCGGGCCGCACCCATCAATTGCGCATCCACAGCCGCGAGATAGGCCATCCCATTTTAGGCTGCGATTTGTATGCTAGCGATGAAGCGTTCTTTATGGCCGATCGTTTGATGTTGCATGCCACCACGCTGACGTTTGATCATCCTATTACCGGTGAGCGAGTTGAAGGGCTTTGTCCCTGTCCGTTTTAG
- a CDS encoding YcxB family protein — translation MTDQKTTDESTTDAVNAPSHSSDYILNREYFSECFDESAHSQTGVNAYRKAIMLLAIAAGLFYFEANGYATWFMLSLAVVEIFSIRYRRGWWVARQMLSRASGSKVKLHLDEQGISTDSQQHQQCILWGDISELRETEKGFVVSHKSGRNYLSKSALDEAALVFLRAKCLPAQ, via the coding sequence ATGACTGACCAAAAAACCACTGATGAAAGCACAACCGATGCAGTAAACGCCCCCAGCCATAGCAGCGACTATATTCTTAATCGTGAGTATTTCAGCGAATGTTTTGACGAATCTGCTCATAGCCAAACCGGCGTTAACGCTTATCGCAAGGCTATTATGCTGTTGGCTATTGCTGCCGGGTTATTTTATTTTGAGGCGAATGGTTACGCTACCTGGTTTATGTTGTCACTGGCAGTTGTGGAGATATTTTCGATACGTTACCGCCGTGGCTGGTGGGTTGCCCGGCAGATGCTTAGCCGCGCTTCGGGCAGCAAGGTAAAGCTACACCTAGATGAGCAGGGTATTAGCACCGATAGCCAGCAGCACCAGCAGTGCATTCTTTGGGGGGATATAAGTGAACTGAGGGAAACCGAGAAGGGCTTTGTTGTTAGCCATAAAAGCGGCCGCAATTATCTTTCAAAAAGTGCGTTAGATGAGGCGGCGTTGGTTTTTTTAAGGGCTAAGTGTCTGCCAGCTCAATAG
- a CDS encoding Fic family protein, giving the protein MSPQKKPPEWIWQQSSWPNMHWDSHALAASLREVTQLQGSLLGKAGVIAEESSAKSNLDALLQNIVQSSAIEGEVVNAESVRSSLAKRLGLEEAGLSAETEKTEGLAELLLDATQNYAAPLTLQRLLQWHCYLFPEKDESEFKLESVKVGQLRGDEPMQVVSGPHHKRTVHFQAPARVGLETQLNTFLTWLAESEQDQSLDPILRAAQAHFWFVTLHPFDDGNGRLARAISDYALAQAEHQAIRFYAMAASIMENRNGYYAILEATQKGDCDITAWMQWFLETFKHTLQTALTRIDFVLLKTRYWQTHAQKGLNPQQVKVLNRLLDAGPEGFEGKLNAKKYMGIAGVAKATATRHLQELLEKKCITKLDGGGRSTRYDINWPK; this is encoded by the coding sequence ATGTCGCCGCAAAAGAAACCACCAGAATGGATCTGGCAGCAAAGTAGCTGGCCCAATATGCATTGGGATAGTCATGCGCTGGCGGCCAGCTTACGTGAAGTTACCCAGCTACAAGGTAGTTTATTGGGCAAGGCTGGGGTTATAGCTGAAGAGAGTAGTGCCAAATCCAACCTCGATGCCTTACTGCAAAATATTGTGCAATCCTCAGCTATCGAAGGCGAGGTGGTGAATGCTGAATCCGTGCGCTCTTCATTGGCAAAGCGCCTAGGGCTGGAGGAGGCAGGCCTAAGCGCTGAAACTGAAAAAACAGAAGGTTTAGCTGAGTTACTGCTCGATGCCACACAAAATTACGCCGCACCGTTAACGTTGCAGCGGCTATTGCAATGGCATTGCTACTTATTCCCTGAAAAAGATGAAAGCGAGTTTAAGCTTGAGTCAGTAAAAGTAGGGCAACTGCGGGGTGATGAGCCTATGCAGGTGGTATCTGGGCCGCATCATAAACGCACCGTGCACTTTCAAGCGCCAGCAAGAGTAGGCTTAGAGACGCAGCTTAATACCTTTTTAACGTGGCTAGCTGAAAGTGAACAAGACCAAAGCTTAGATCCTATATTGAGAGCGGCCCAAGCACACTTCTGGTTTGTTACCTTGCACCCCTTTGATGATGGTAATGGCCGTTTAGCGCGAGCAATAAGTGATTATGCCTTAGCGCAGGCCGAGCATCAGGCTATCCGTTTTTATGCCATGGCTGCGAGTATCATGGAAAATCGCAATGGCTATTACGCTATTCTTGAAGCCACCCAAAAAGGTGATTGTGATATTACCGCGTGGATGCAATGGTTTTTAGAAACGTTCAAGCACACCCTGCAGACAGCACTAACCCGTATCGATTTTGTATTACTAAAAACGCGATATTGGCAAACGCATGCGCAAAAGGGTTTGAATCCCCAGCAAGTGAAAGTGCTCAACCGCTTGTTAGATGCTGGCCCAGAAGGCTTTGAGGGAAAGCTCAATGCAAAAAAATACATGGGTATAGCGGGCGTGGCAAAAGCCACGGCTACACGGCATTTACAAGAGCTGTTAGAAAAAAAATGTATTACTAAATTAGACGGCGGTGGCAGAAGCACCCGCTACGATATTAACTGGCCTAAGTAG
- a CDS encoding GreA/GreB family elongation factor, producing the protein MKNNNSLRQTIITALESDLAAAAKAAESARQTATHKESVAENKYDTFGLEASYLAHGLSMRAEQSLQAIAAYTSLPFKEFNNNDPIALTALVTVLTESDEEKVFFIGPESGGVTFSWQGKNVMVITPKTPLGQKLMGKRVDDTVKITVAGKPVSYEILKLEN; encoded by the coding sequence CTTTACGCCAAACCATTATCACAGCCCTAGAAAGTGATTTAGCCGCTGCGGCAAAAGCTGCAGAGTCCGCAAGGCAAACCGCAACCCATAAAGAGTCCGTAGCTGAAAACAAATACGACACCTTTGGTCTAGAAGCATCCTATTTGGCACACGGCCTATCCATGCGTGCCGAGCAATCGCTACAAGCCATCGCTGCTTATACCTCCCTACCCTTTAAAGAATTCAACAACAATGATCCAATCGCCTTAACAGCATTAGTCACAGTGCTAACAGAGAGCGACGAAGAGAAAGTGTTTTTTATTGGCCCAGAAAGTGGCGGGGTAACATTTTCTTGGCAAGGCAAAAACGTCATGGTAATAACACCTAAAACGCCATTAGGCCAAAAGTTAATGGGTAAGCGTGTGGATGACACCGTTAAAATTACCGTTGCTGGTAAGCCTGTAAGCTATGAAATATTAAAGCTAGAGAATTAG
- a CDS encoding DEAD/DEAH box helicase, whose translation MTTVTTATSFKELGLIAPLLARLTELEYTQPTPIQAQAIPSVLAGRDLIAGANTGSGKTATFALPLLQQLSLELPSTRGSKQGNFVTGLILVPTRELAKQVADSIRSYAAHLNGEVKTVAVFGGVSANTQMLALRGGTDILVATPGRLLDLIASNAIKLDRVKTLVLDEADRMLSLGFADELAELLALMPNRPGKKQKQILLFSATFPDKVQALTQQLLNNPIEIQVQSADTSTLVQRVFTVNKGEKTAVLAHLIKQNQWQQALVFVNAKYRCVHIAEKLAKRGITAKVFHGDQSQGARTRVLNNFKSGEVEVLIATDIAARGIDIEKLPVVINFDLPRSPADYMHRIGRSGRAGEVGLAISLIDHEDYHHFSVIEKKNKVRLEREQVEGFEADEL comes from the coding sequence ATGACTACTGTTACAACAGCAACCAGCTTTAAAGAGCTTGGCCTTATAGCACCCTTGCTGGCTCGATTAACTGAGCTGGAATATACGCAACCTACGCCCATTCAAGCGCAAGCCATCCCTAGTGTATTAGCAGGCCGTGACCTAATAGCAGGGGCCAATACCGGTTCGGGTAAAACAGCTACCTTTGCGCTGCCACTATTACAACAATTAAGCCTTGAATTGCCCTCAACTCGCGGCAGTAAGCAGGGTAATTTTGTGACTGGGCTTATTTTGGTGCCCACCCGTGAGCTGGCCAAGCAAGTTGCTGACAGTATTCGCTCTTATGCGGCGCACCTTAACGGCGAGGTTAAAACCGTTGCCGTGTTTGGTGGTGTATCAGCCAATACGCAAATGCTGGCATTACGCGGCGGCACCGACATTTTAGTGGCTACCCCTGGCCGCTTACTCGATTTGATTGCAAGTAATGCCATTAAGCTTGATAGGGTAAAAACCCTAGTGCTTGATGAAGCCGACCGCATGTTAAGCCTAGGATTTGCTGACGAGCTCGCTGAGCTGTTGGCGCTTATGCCTAATAGGCCTGGGAAAAAGCAAAAACAGATTTTGTTATTTTCAGCGACCTTTCCTGACAAGGTACAGGCTTTAACCCAGCAATTGCTTAACAACCCCATCGAAATACAAGTACAAAGTGCCGACACTAGCACCTTAGTACAACGTGTTTTTACCGTTAACAAGGGTGAAAAAACCGCCGTATTAGCGCATTTAATAAAGCAAAACCAATGGCAACAAGCGCTGGTATTCGTTAACGCCAAATACCGTTGTGTGCACATAGCTGAAAAACTCGCTAAACGTGGCATTACCGCAAAAGTGTTTCATGGCGATCAAAGCCAAGGTGCACGTACCCGCGTGCTTAATAACTTTAAGTCAGGTGAGGTTGAAGTATTAATTGCAACGGATATTGCTGCCCGTGGTATAGACATTGAAAAACTGCCTGTGGTGATTAATTTTGACTTACCTAGAAGCCCAGCAGATTACATGCACCGTATTGGTAGAAGTGGCCGTGCCGGTGAAGTGGGCTTAGCCATATCGCTTATCGACCATGAAGATTATCATCATTTCAGCGTTATCGAAAAAAAGAACAAGGTCAGGCTTGAACGTGAGCAAGTTGAGGGTTTTGAAGCTGATGAGCTGTAG
- a CDS encoding DUF2956 family protein — MATRSRSDKKSNKPKLSSEAKEQLQTITSGVVPVSFTKQQRKEVQQAIEKGMATVRIQAKANNRERDKKVKQLQKQLTDAQQVSKTSDSSPENSNKLTAASLAPWILLFVSWAGFAIF; from the coding sequence ATGGCTACACGAAGCCGATCTGATAAAAAAAGTAATAAACCGAAACTGTCTTCTGAAGCCAAAGAACAGCTACAAACAATTACCTCTGGCGTTGTGCCTGTGAGTTTTACCAAGCAACAACGCAAAGAAGTACAGCAAGCGATTGAAAAGGGCATGGCAACGGTTAGAATCCAGGCAAAGGCCAACAACCGTGAGCGTGACAAAAAAGTTAAGCAGTTGCAAAAACAGCTGACGGATGCGCAGCAGGTGAGTAAGACTAGTGATAGTTCGCCGGAGAATTCGAACAAGCTAACAGCAGCTTCGTTAGCGCCTTGGATTTTGTTGTTTGTATCTTGGGCTGGGTTCGCCATTTTTTAA